A single region of the Terriglobales bacterium genome encodes:
- a CDS encoding glucosaminidase domain-containing protein → MTKEEFIALATEAALACSRVTGFPAGITVAQAALESAWGQSRLSREANNYFGIKAHGNGPFVELPTSEVRGGKAIRCRARFARYDSMQTCFADRDHLIATLSCYAEARACAGDPEAFIRALARYWATDPQYAEKVLALYRNCRLGALDQR, encoded by the coding sequence ATGACCAAAGAAGAATTCATCGCGCTTGCGACGGAGGCGGCGCTGGCCTGCTCGCGGGTGACCGGGTTTCCCGCGGGCATCACCGTCGCCCAAGCGGCGCTGGAGAGCGCCTGGGGGCAGTCACGCTTGTCGCGCGAGGCCAACAACTATTTTGGCATCAAGGCCCACGGGAACGGGCCCTTCGTCGAGTTGCCCACGAGCGAGGTTCGGGGCGGCAAAGCGATCCGCTGCAGGGCCCGATTCGCCCGTTACGACTCGATGCAGACCTGCTTCGCCGATCGCGACCACTTGATTGCGACGCTCAGTTGCTACGCCGAAGCCCGGGCCTGCGCTGGGGACCCTGAAGCCTTCATCCGCGCCCTGGCCAGATACTGGGCCACCGACCCGCAGTACGCAGAGAAGGTCCTGGCGCTCTATCGGAACTGCCGCCTCGGCGCCCTCGACCAGCGCTAG